Proteins encoded together in one Thermococcus barophilus MP window:
- the uppS gene encoding polyprenyl diphosphate synthase, with protein MLIYRVISHIPHILFKPVYDLYERYLLEKVKANGRIPKHVAIIMDGNRRWARKLEKPPWYGHLFGSKKLEEILEWCRELNIKTLTVYAFSTENFKRSPEEVNALMNLFEQKFKELVHDERVHKYGIRVNVIGRRELLPENVRKAAEEAERATRKYSNYILNIALAYGGRSEIVDAIKRIVADIEDGNITKKDIDEELLKKYLYIPNMPDPDIVIRTGGEIRISNFLLYQIAYSELFFVDVYFPEFRKIDFLRIIREYQKRERRFGK; from the coding sequence ATGTTAATTTACAGGGTGATCTCCCACATTCCCCATATTTTATTTAAGCCAGTTTATGATTTGTATGAGCGCTATCTTCTGGAAAAGGTAAAGGCTAATGGCAGGATTCCCAAACATGTGGCAATTATCATGGATGGAAACAGGAGATGGGCCAGGAAGCTTGAGAAACCTCCTTGGTATGGACATCTCTTTGGCTCTAAAAAGCTTGAGGAGATTTTAGAGTGGTGTAGGGAGCTTAACATTAAAACTTTAACTGTTTATGCGTTCTCTACTGAAAACTTCAAAAGGAGTCCTGAAGAGGTCAATGCCCTTATGAATCTTTTCGAGCAGAAGTTTAAGGAACTGGTTCATGATGAGAGAGTCCATAAGTATGGCATTAGAGTTAACGTGATTGGGAGGAGAGAGCTTCTGCCAGAGAACGTGAGAAAAGCCGCTGAGGAAGCGGAAAGAGCTACAAGAAAGTACAGCAATTATATTCTAAACATAGCTCTGGCGTATGGTGGGAGAAGTGAGATAGTTGATGCCATAAAGAGAATTGTTGCCGATATCGAAGATGGAAACATAACCAAAAAGGACATTGATGAGGAGCTTTTGAAAAAATATCTTTATATCCCCAATATGCCCGACCCTGATATCGTTATAAGAACCGGGGGCGAGATCAGGATAAGCAACTTTTTGCTCTACCAAATTGCCTACAGCGAGCTCTTCTTCGTTGATGTGTACTTCCCGGAGTTCAGAAAAATAGATTTTCTCAGGATAATTAGGGAGTATCAGAAGAGGGAGAGACGGTTTGGGAAATGA
- a CDS encoding gamma carbonic anhydrase family protein: MAIYEFEGKKPKIHESAFVDENAVIIGDVVLEEKTSVWPSAVLRGDIEQIYVGKGSNIQDNVSIHTSHGQPTIIGEYVTIGHNAVVHGARIGNYVIIGMGAIVLDGAKIGNHVIVGAGALIPPGKEIPDYSLVIGVPGKVVRQLSEKEIEMTKRNAEIYIELAEKHLRGRRKTK, from the coding sequence ATGGCAATTTATGAGTTTGAGGGAAAGAAGCCTAAAATCCATGAAAGTGCTTTTGTTGATGAAAATGCTGTTATAATAGGGGATGTTGTTCTTGAAGAAAAGACCAGTGTTTGGCCATCAGCTGTTCTCAGAGGAGATATTGAGCAGATTTATGTCGGAAAAGGTTCAAACATCCAAGATAACGTCAGCATACACACATCACATGGACAGCCGACAATAATTGGCGAGTATGTGACCATTGGACATAATGCGGTTGTTCACGGAGCAAGGATTGGAAACTATGTAATCATAGGGATGGGTGCTATTGTCCTTGACGGAGCAAAGATCGGCAATCACGTTATCGTTGGAGCTGGAGCATTAATTCCACCAGGAAAAGAAATCCCAGATTATAGCTTGGTCATTGGAGTTCCAGGAAAGGTGGTCAGACAGCTCAGCGAGAAAGAAATTGAGATGACCAAGAGAAATGCTGAAATTTATATAGAACTTGCTGAAAAGCACCTTAGAGGCAGAAGGAAAACAAAGTGA
- the hjc gene encoding Holliday junction resolvase Hjc, with product MRYRKGASAERELIKMLEKEGFAVIRSAGSKKVDIVAGNGKLYFCIEVKSTKGEKLYVNAEDVDKLMNFAEKFGGKAIIAVKFISNGWYFFYPNQLTKSGKNYKISLRDARYKGLRFDEIVGKQMSLDEVIKRE from the coding sequence ATGAGGTATAGAAAGGGGGCAAGTGCCGAAAGGGAGCTCATTAAGATGCTCGAAAAGGAGGGTTTTGCTGTTATCCGCTCTGCTGGAAGCAAAAAAGTTGATATAGTTGCTGGAAATGGGAAGCTTTACTTCTGCATTGAAGTTAAAAGCACTAAAGGGGAAAAACTCTATGTTAATGCAGAGGATGTAGACAAGCTGATGAATTTTGCAGAAAAATTTGGAGGTAAAGCGATTATTGCGGTGAAGTTCATAAGCAACGGCTGGTACTTTTTTTATCCGAATCAGCTTACAAAAAGCGGCAAAAACTATAAAATAAGCTTGAGAGATGCAAGGTATAAAGGGTTAAGGTTTGATGAAATAGTCGGAAAACAAATGTCCCTGGATGAGGTGATTAAGCGTGAATAA
- a CDS encoding COG1470 family protein codes for MNKWPAIAIILVLMFPIVPLVKAQPLIIISVSQEYFEGRPGDIIKIPVTVRNVGNETAYNITVYISGPVKGFQYTMAAISKLEPNQNTTVELTIYIKDDARAGTYDLKIVGRVGALLFEKPIKVRVLTVIDYKLDIQVKDRYLYGSDVEATLIVKSLSNGVIVGTISYELYSEEGLLKKDSWVTYINPQDKWSYTLFLPKPDVGKYTIILRAEFAGITKTITKNFLVYRRNLTYEAYFENGIIYVRVVDKEGNGVKDVPVEIEGVLFKTDPYGLVKYEAKEPGVYKIKLNLDGRIVETFVEVKKLFISWEQKNGTLILYTRDASGKGISNVSIEAIGPNGRVYAVTDENGRAEISLNETGYGLITVKAESSRYIGAEISITAEKPKPKETTITITTTRTPTPIQLNETPTQIEQPKRGYGYLPIIFVISAVLFGTTSYVAFFMPIILEEQLDKYYFVKVKAPKLRGIKNLRYEKVINAVDARATKGKVSIDGNKVVWEIEELGPEEEAFLQVLL; via the coding sequence GTGAATAAATGGCCTGCTATTGCTATAATTTTGGTATTGATGTTTCCCATTGTTCCGCTGGTGAAAGCTCAGCCGTTAATCATAATAAGCGTTTCGCAGGAATACTTCGAAGGTAGACCTGGAGATATCATAAAAATTCCTGTTACGGTTAGAAATGTTGGAAATGAGACTGCTTACAACATAACTGTGTATATTTCTGGACCCGTTAAGGGCTTCCAGTACACAATGGCAGCAATATCTAAGCTTGAACCCAATCAAAACACCACTGTTGAACTTACCATCTATATCAAAGATGATGCAAGAGCCGGAACATATGATCTGAAAATTGTCGGTCGTGTTGGTGCACTTCTTTTTGAAAAGCCAATAAAGGTGAGAGTCCTTACGGTCATTGACTATAAGCTTGACATCCAAGTTAAGGACAGATACCTCTATGGCAGTGATGTTGAGGCTACACTTATCGTAAAGTCGCTTTCAAATGGAGTTATAGTTGGAACAATAAGTTATGAACTGTATTCCGAGGAGGGCTTGCTGAAAAAAGATTCTTGGGTAACATACATAAATCCCCAGGATAAGTGGTCATATACTCTGTTTCTTCCAAAACCTGATGTTGGAAAATATACGATAATTCTAAGAGCAGAGTTTGCTGGAATCACAAAGACAATCACAAAGAACTTTTTAGTATACAGAAGAAACCTTACCTATGAAGCATACTTTGAGAATGGCATAATCTATGTGAGGGTTGTGGATAAAGAAGGGAATGGGGTTAAGGACGTACCAGTCGAAATTGAAGGAGTGCTTTTTAAAACTGATCCATATGGACTTGTCAAATACGAAGCCAAAGAACCTGGGGTTTACAAGATAAAGCTAAATCTTGACGGAAGAATCGTTGAAACCTTTGTTGAGGTTAAAAAGCTGTTCATCAGCTGGGAGCAGAAAAATGGGACGTTGATTTTATATACCCGAGATGCTTCTGGGAAGGGAATCTCAAATGTCAGCATTGAAGCGATCGGACCAAACGGCAGGGTTTATGCGGTGACAGATGAGAACGGACGAGCAGAAATAAGTTTAAATGAGACAGGATATGGATTGATCACAGTGAAGGCTGAGAGCTCAAGGTACATAGGAGCAGAGATAAGTATAACTGCTGAAAAACCAAAGCCCAAAGAGACAACCATAACAATAACCACGACAAGAACTCCGACACCAATCCAGCTTAATGAGACACCAACCCAGATTGAGCAGCCGAAAAGGGGCTATGGTTACCTGCCTATAATCTTCGTCATTTCTGCAGTGCTCTTTGGGACTACATCGTATGTAGCGTTTTTCATGCCAATAATACTTGAAGAGCAACTTGATAAGTACTACTTTGTTAAAGTCAAAGCTCCCAAGCTGAGAGGTATTAAAAACTTAAGATATGAGAAGGTGATAAATGCAGTTGATGCAAGGGCTACAAAGGGCAAAGTCAGCATTGATGGCAATAAAGTGGTATGGGAAATTGAAGAGCTTGGGCCTGAAGAAGAGGCATTTTTGCAGGTTTTGCTTTGA
- a CDS encoding lysyl aminopeptidase, with product MVDFELLRKVVEAPGVSGYEFLGIRDVVVEALKDYVDEIKIDKLGNVIAHKKGSGPKIMIAAHMDKIGLMVNHIDKNGYLHVVPVGGVDPRTLVAQRVRIFTENGELYGVVGHIPPHLTKPEERKKAADWDTIVVDVGADSKEEAEKMGIKVGTVMEFAPAFTKLTENRFASPYLDDRICLYAMIEAARAVENHEADIYFVASVQEEVGLRGARVASYAIDPEIGIAMDVTFAKQPGDKGKIVVELGKGPVMDVGPNINPKVRAFAEEVAKKYEIPLQVEPSPRPTGTDANIMQINREGVATAVLSIPIKYMHSQVELADVRDVDNTINLAKHFLEELKPMNLIP from the coding sequence GTGGTAGACTTTGAGCTTTTGAGGAAAGTTGTTGAAGCTCCCGGTGTCAGCGGATACGAGTTTTTAGGAATTAGAGACGTTGTTGTTGAGGCTTTGAAGGATTACGTTGATGAAATTAAAATTGACAAGCTTGGCAATGTTATTGCCCACAAAAAGGGGAGCGGACCAAAAATCATGATTGCGGCACATATGGATAAAATCGGCCTGATGGTAAATCACATTGATAAAAACGGCTACCTCCACGTGGTTCCTGTTGGAGGAGTTGATCCAAGAACATTAGTTGCCCAGAGGGTTAGAATATTTACAGAGAACGGAGAACTCTATGGAGTTGTTGGTCACATTCCGCCACACCTAACAAAGCCAGAGGAGAGGAAAAAAGCTGCAGACTGGGATACGATTGTTGTTGATGTTGGTGCAGACTCAAAAGAAGAAGCTGAAAAGATGGGAATTAAAGTTGGAACAGTTATGGAATTTGCCCCGGCATTCACAAAGCTCACGGAGAATAGGTTTGCATCTCCATATTTGGACGATAGAATTTGCCTTTATGCAATGATAGAAGCTGCGAGAGCTGTTGAAAATCATGAAGCTGACATATATTTTGTTGCAAGTGTTCAGGAGGAGGTTGGCTTGAGGGGTGCAAGGGTTGCAAGCTATGCAATTGATCCTGAGATTGGAATTGCAATGGACGTAACATTTGCTAAGCAGCCCGGAGATAAGGGCAAAATTGTCGTTGAGCTTGGCAAAGGTCCCGTTATGGACGTTGGTCCAAACATAAATCCAAAGGTCAGAGCATTCGCCGAAGAAGTCGCTAAGAAGTATGAGATTCCGCTTCAAGTTGAGCCGAGCCCAAGACCAACAGGAACGGATGCAAACATCATGCAGATCAATAGAGAAGGTGTTGCAACTGCCGTTTTAAGCATTCCAATTAAATACATGCACTCACAAGTTGAATTAGCTGATGTGAGAGATGTTGACAACACAATCAACCTGGCCAAGCATTTCCTTGAAGAACTCAAGCCTATGAATTTAATCCCCTGA
- a CDS encoding archaemetzincin family Zn-dependent metalloprotease: MARLIVVPIVLEKIEKDVVVAVADYVEQFYSRFGLHAVILSEIGIDNFSVEYNWNRRQFLGRTFLPTLAQIKDTLRAGAALGITDADLYEKGLNFIFGLASPYLKVAIISLHRLRPEFYGEINNGELLKNRAIKEAMHELGHVFGLEHCPNPKCVMHFSNSILDTDLKSREYCDNCLKKLKEVFK, from the coding sequence ATGGCAAGACTCATAGTAGTTCCAATAGTTTTGGAAAAAATTGAAAAAGACGTTGTTGTCGCTGTTGCTGATTATGTTGAGCAGTTTTACTCAAGGTTTGGGCTGCATGCTGTTATTCTCTCAGAAATCGGTATAGACAACTTTTCTGTGGAATACAATTGGAATAGGAGGCAGTTTCTTGGAAGGACATTCCTTCCTACTTTGGCACAAATTAAAGACACATTAAGAGCCGGGGCTGCCCTTGGCATAACAGACGCTGATTTATACGAAAAAGGCTTAAACTTCATATTCGGTCTGGCAAGCCCATACTTGAAGGTCGCGATAATTTCGTTACACAGGCTCAGACCTGAGTTTTACGGGGAAATTAATAATGGGGAATTATTGAAAAATAGAGCGATAAAAGAAGCCATGCACGAGCTGGGCCATGTGTTTGGTCTCGAGCACTGTCCAAATCCCAAATGTGTTATGCATTTCTCCAACTCAATCCTTGATACGGATTTAAAGAGCAGGGAATACTGTGATAACTGTTTGAAAAAACTTAAGGAGGTATTTAAATGA
- the cyaB gene encoding class IV adenylate cyclase yields the protein MIEIELKGYANDRIFEKVRGRFEFMRKEMHEDIYYQHPCRDFSKTDEALRIRIKRFNGHFEAFLTYKGPKLDDMSKTRKEIEVPISDVDAYSDLLTSLGFEKVLTIVKVREKYYVEKGVTITLDEVEGLGKFIEIEKLVKEEKDIKNEVKKLRGILEDLGVERFERRSYLELLLEKLKKNGSQT from the coding sequence ATGATTGAAATTGAGCTTAAAGGGTACGCCAATGATAGAATTTTTGAAAAAGTTAGGGGAAGATTTGAATTCATGAGAAAAGAGATGCATGAGGATATCTACTACCAGCATCCGTGCAGGGATTTCTCTAAAACTGATGAAGCTCTACGGATTAGGATAAAACGGTTTAACGGACATTTTGAGGCATTTTTAACCTATAAAGGTCCTAAACTGGATGACATGTCAAAAACCCGAAAAGAGATAGAAGTTCCTATAAGCGACGTAGATGCATATTCTGATTTACTGACTTCCTTGGGGTTTGAAAAAGTCCTAACTATTGTGAAAGTCAGAGAAAAATACTACGTTGAAAAAGGTGTGACAATTACGCTTGATGAGGTTGAAGGATTGGGGAAGTTCATCGAAATTGAAAAGCTCGTTAAAGAAGAAAAGGACATTAAAAACGAAGTCAAAAAGCTTCGGGGGATTCTTGAAGATCTTGGGGTTGAAAGATTTGAGCGGAGATCTTATCTGGAGCTTCTGCTTGAGAAGTTGAAGAAAAATGGTTCCCAAACTTAA
- a CDS encoding ATP-binding cassette domain-containing protein, with translation MLIRVEDLSFRYSRAKEYSIKNINLKIRKGEFVGILGPSGSGKSTLCLTFNGIIPHSIRGELRGDVYVKGYNTKETSVAKLSTIVGLVLQNPDSQLFNMTVEEEVAFGLENLGLDPEEIKRRIKWALRIAGLEGLENEFPPNLSGGQKQRLAIASVLAMKPEVLVLDEPTSQLDPLGREQVLSLITLLNKEQGITIVLVEHNTEYILSFADRVVVLDKGEIVLEGKPKNVFEEVELLQNLGIRLPASVRISHKLKKKGLLERSALSERELINKLKSIMKI, from the coding sequence ATGCTCATAAGAGTTGAGGATCTGAGTTTCAGATACTCAAGGGCAAAAGAGTACTCCATTAAGAATATCAATTTGAAGATAAGGAAGGGAGAATTTGTCGGGATACTTGGACCGAGCGGGAGTGGAAAATCGACCCTATGCCTCACCTTTAACGGGATAATACCTCACTCTATAAGGGGAGAGCTTAGAGGGGATGTTTACGTAAAGGGATACAACACCAAAGAGACAAGCGTCGCAAAGCTGTCTACAATTGTGGGTCTCGTTCTTCAAAATCCCGATTCTCAGCTTTTCAACATGACTGTCGAAGAAGAAGTTGCATTTGGTCTCGAAAATCTTGGTTTGGATCCTGAAGAGATAAAAAGGAGAATCAAATGGGCATTAAGGATTGCAGGTTTGGAGGGTCTTGAAAATGAATTTCCTCCAAACTTAAGCGGTGGTCAAAAACAAAGGTTGGCGATTGCAAGCGTTTTGGCAATGAAGCCTGAGGTTTTAGTTCTGGATGAGCCCACTTCACAACTTGATCCCCTTGGTAGAGAGCAGGTATTGAGCTTGATAACCTTGTTAAATAAGGAGCAGGGCATTACAATAGTTCTGGTAGAGCACAATACAGAGTACATCCTGAGTTTCGCAGATAGAGTTGTGGTTCTCGATAAAGGCGAAATAGTGCTGGAGGGCAAACCAAAAAATGTCTTTGAAGAAGTGGAGCTTCTTCAAAATCTTGGAATCAGATTGCCTGCCAGCGTTAGAATATCCCACAAACTAAAAAAGAAGGGACTTTTAGAGAGATCAGCACTCAGTGAGAGAGAGTTAATAAATAAGTTAAAAAGCATCATGAAAATCTAA
- a CDS encoding TrkH family potassium uptake protein: MLGVRRYINLTEDLFVVKNLIGALLQGIGLAYLIPPLIVWFYPNEIVYVYYFVIPGVISILLGAWLGRHVKMIEDVNLRQAMISAAFVWLFASFISVVPFMKIAHMSFIDSYFESMSAWTGTGLTMMSNLESYPHILLFWRSWMQWLGGIGIVLVALTILIRPGVAAARLYKAEARTERILPNLANTSKIIFQIYAILTLLGIYLYYINGMPMFDAVIHSMTGLGTGGMSSHDLSIGYFNSLSIEAVTIFLMIMGAVNFTVHYKMFKNRSIRHFFEDIQVRYMFIFLIPTIVLIGYSLITWNHMQIAKAFRESVFHAVSAITCTGFSIDDLSKYPELAKLLIGFLMVVGGGAGSTAGGIKLIRITLTYESLKWTIQQAILPKGAVIKRKVGNYIFSEDEIQEVFSFTMTYFAFLLIGTVWVMARLGVSIANAFFEVASAQGNVGLSVGITSPALPLDIKILLILHMWIGRLEIFSTLVFIVSALMLIPRVVERE; encoded by the coding sequence ATGCTTGGAGTCAGAAGATACATAAATTTAACTGAAGATCTCTTTGTTGTTAAAAATCTAATAGGTGCACTGCTTCAAGGTATCGGTCTGGCTTATCTGATCCCCCCTCTAATTGTGTGGTTCTATCCGAATGAGATTGTTTATGTTTACTACTTTGTAATCCCTGGAGTAATAAGCATTCTCCTTGGGGCTTGGCTTGGGAGACACGTCAAGATGATTGAAGATGTAAACCTCAGGCAGGCAATGATCTCAGCTGCATTTGTCTGGCTCTTTGCTTCATTTATAAGTGTTGTTCCCTTCATGAAAATAGCCCATATGAGCTTCATTGATTCGTATTTCGAAAGCATGTCTGCTTGGACTGGAACAGGGCTAACGATGATGAGCAATCTTGAAAGCTATCCTCACATACTCCTCTTCTGGCGTTCATGGATGCAGTGGCTCGGCGGAATTGGAATTGTTTTGGTTGCCCTTACTATTTTAATTCGCCCAGGAGTTGCAGCAGCAAGGCTTTACAAGGCTGAAGCAAGGACTGAAAGAATACTTCCAAACTTGGCCAATACTTCTAAAATAATCTTCCAGATATATGCAATTCTAACCCTATTGGGCATCTATCTCTATTACATCAACGGAATGCCAATGTTTGATGCAGTTATTCATTCAATGACTGGTTTAGGAACCGGTGGTATGAGCTCTCACGACCTGAGCATAGGATACTTTAACAGCTTGAGTATAGAAGCAGTTACTATTTTTCTCATGATAATGGGTGCAGTAAACTTCACGGTTCATTATAAGATGTTTAAAAACCGGAGTATAAGGCATTTTTTCGAGGATATTCAGGTAAGATACATGTTCATTTTCCTTATTCCGACGATAGTGCTGATAGGCTATTCCCTAATAACTTGGAACCACATGCAGATCGCCAAAGCGTTTAGAGAAAGTGTTTTTCATGCGGTATCTGCAATAACATGTACAGGGTTTTCAATCGATGATCTTTCGAAATATCCCGAGCTTGCAAAGCTTTTAATAGGATTTTTGATGGTTGTGGGAGGAGGAGCGGGAAGTACGGCAGGTGGTATAAAGCTCATTCGAATAACGCTGACCTACGAAAGTCTAAAATGGACAATCCAACAGGCAATTCTTCCCAAAGGCGCAGTCATAAAAAGGAAGGTCGGTAATTACATCTTCTCAGAAGACGAAATTCAGGAGGTGTTCAGCTTTACCATGACTTATTTCGCCTTCTTGCTTATAGGAACCGTGTGGGTAATGGCAAGACTTGGAGTCTCCATTGCCAATGCGTTCTTTGAGGTTGCCTCCGCTCAAGGAAACGTAGGGCTGAGTGTTGGTATAACATCTCCTGCCCTTCCTTTGGACATAAAGATACTCCTGATCCTCCATATGTGGATTGGAAGGCTTGAGATATTCTCCACACTTGTCTTTATAGTCAGTGCCCTGATGTTGATACCGAGAGTCGTGGAGAGGGAGTAA
- a CDS encoding amidohydrolase, which produces MGVLIKNGIMPNGKRGTIYIEDNRIEDINGEIRKDDFVINAQDKLILPAFYNTHTHLPMTFLRGIAEDMWLKDWLERVVWPAEKYINREYVYWGAMLGGLELIRSGIAAVADMYFFMDSVAKALELLGLRGVLGTTIFEFPSPDAKTPEEAFKIVERLVKKYKNHELIKPSIAPHSIYSCNLEILQQAKEIADRYGLLIQIHLSETRWEVYEVQKRYGKRPVELLESIGFLDKNLLSAHAVWLTKAEIKTLAKYGVKVSHNPISNLKLASGGVMPYPEMKEYGVLVTLGTDGVASNNSFDMFEEMKVFAISQKNHRWDPTIAKAEEVFKVATENGAKALGFKAGRIEKGYLADLMIIDINRPHLKPFYDPITLAVYSMRAGDVDGLIVNGKPLMLNKEILVVNEEKTIEKAEKKALKLYEKIVGVVK; this is translated from the coding sequence ATGGGAGTTTTAATTAAGAACGGAATTATGCCAAATGGGAAGAGAGGCACTATATACATCGAGGATAACAGAATTGAGGACATAAATGGCGAAATTCGGAAAGATGACTTTGTAATTAACGCCCAAGATAAGCTCATCCTTCCAGCGTTTTACAACACTCATACTCATCTTCCAATGACCTTTCTCAGGGGGATTGCCGAAGATATGTGGCTTAAGGACTGGCTTGAAAGAGTTGTTTGGCCTGCGGAGAAATACATTAACAGGGAGTATGTTTACTGGGGGGCAATGCTTGGAGGACTTGAGCTGATTCGGTCTGGAATCGCAGCAGTTGCTGATATGTATTTTTTCATGGACAGTGTTGCCAAAGCCTTAGAACTTTTGGGGTTAAGGGGAGTTTTGGGCACCACCATTTTTGAATTTCCTTCTCCCGATGCTAAAACACCTGAAGAGGCTTTTAAAATTGTTGAGAGGCTTGTAAAGAAATATAAAAACCATGAATTAATAAAACCAAGCATTGCTCCTCACTCAATTTACTCCTGCAACCTTGAAATACTTCAGCAAGCAAAGGAAATTGCAGATAGATATGGACTTTTGATCCAGATTCACTTATCAGAAACAAGGTGGGAGGTTTATGAAGTTCAGAAACGCTACGGAAAAAGACCCGTTGAGCTCCTGGAAAGCATCGGGTTTTTGGATAAAAATCTTCTATCTGCTCATGCGGTTTGGCTCACAAAGGCTGAAATAAAGACTCTTGCCAAGTATGGTGTTAAAGTGTCTCACAATCCTATCTCTAATTTAAAACTTGCTTCTGGGGGAGTCATGCCATATCCAGAAATGAAGGAATACGGTGTTCTCGTAACATTAGGGACAGATGGAGTTGCAAGTAACAACAGCTTTGATATGTTTGAAGAGATGAAAGTTTTTGCCATATCTCAGAAAAATCACCGCTGGGATCCAACTATAGCAAAAGCGGAAGAAGTATTCAAGGTTGCAACTGAAAACGGTGCAAAAGCCCTTGGATTTAAGGCTGGAAGAATTGAAAAAGGATATCTGGCGGACTTAATGATTATTGACATTAACAGACCGCATCTCAAGCCGTTTTATGATCCAATTACCCTTGCGGTTTATTCCATGAGGGCTGGAGATGTTGACGGTTTGATAGTTAACGGAAAGCCTTTAATGTTGAATAAAGAAATCCTTGTCGTAAATGAGGAAAAAACTATAGAAAAAGCCGAGAAAAAGGCACTTAAACTTTATGAAAAGATTGTGGGGGTAGTTAAATGA
- the map gene encoding type II methionyl aminopeptidase, translating to MNEKIEKLIKAGEIAKQVRKEVIKLIKPGVSLYEIAEFVEKRIVELGGKPAFPCNLSLNELAAHYTPYKGDDTVLKEGDYLKVDLGVHIDGYIADTAVTVRVGMKEDDLMRAAREALENAVSVVRAGVKINEIGKVIEETIRGYGFNPIVNLSGHVIQRYKLHSGISIPNIYRPHDTYTLKEGEVLAIEPFATTGAGQVIEVPPALIFMFVRNRPVRMPQARILLNYIKKNFSTLPFAYRWVQDLMPEPQLRLALMQLEKAGAIYSYPILKEIRGGLVSQFEHTVIVEKDGAKVIT from the coding sequence ATGAATGAAAAAATAGAAAAGCTCATTAAAGCTGGTGAAATTGCAAAACAAGTTAGAAAGGAAGTAATAAAGCTGATAAAACCTGGTGTTTCGCTGTATGAAATAGCAGAGTTTGTTGAAAAACGAATTGTAGAGCTTGGGGGAAAGCCTGCATTTCCATGCAATTTATCACTAAACGAGCTTGCCGCCCACTATACCCCGTATAAGGGTGATGACACTGTTCTTAAGGAAGGCGATTATTTAAAAGTCGACCTTGGGGTTCATATTGATGGATATATAGCAGACACTGCAGTAACAGTTAGAGTCGGAATGAAAGAGGACGACTTAATGAGAGCCGCAAGAGAAGCGCTTGAAAATGCTGTAAGTGTTGTGAGAGCAGGAGTTAAAATAAATGAGATTGGAAAAGTAATTGAAGAAACCATAAGAGGTTATGGTTTTAACCCAATAGTGAACCTTAGTGGGCACGTGATCCAGAGATACAAGCTGCATTCTGGAATTTCGATCCCTAACATTTACAGGCCTCATGATACATATACACTGAAAGAAGGGGAAGTACTGGCGATAGAGCCTTTCGCAACTACCGGAGCTGGACAGGTTATTGAAGTTCCTCCAGCATTGATATTTATGTTTGTAAGAAACAGACCTGTGAGGATGCCTCAAGCAAGAATCCTACTCAATTATATAAAAAAGAACTTCTCTACTCTGCCTTTTGCATACAGATGGGTGCAGGATTTAATGCCAGAACCACAGCTGAGGTTAGCATTAATGCAGCTTGAAAAAGCTGGAGCAATTTACAGCTACCCAATATTGAAAGAAATCCGGGGAGGATTAGTGTCTCAGTTTGAGCACACAGTAATTGTTGAGAAGGATGGCGCAAAGGTGATTACGTAA